The Corylus avellana chromosome ca8, CavTom2PMs-1.0 genome has a segment encoding these proteins:
- the LOC132190827 gene encoding uncharacterized protein LOC132190827, producing the protein MSQKGLSNVAVATADTQIKKEVPQATKFRTTGLAYAIKVKILFRDVTATGEESWALSIGLDPNDIGVIDTSEVMLDENDNIVEGLDVLDDERNLNTHGIDDNPADLDTRDKRNKKFESKNTVTSKSYDKPGCNIEKVIDVVRGIAERENYIDILKLAIEVFLKRSHREMFVTIKEPWLQINFIKRMGNREINRRSME; encoded by the exons ATGAGTCAAAAAGGTCTAAGCAACGTTGCTGTTGCTACTGCAGATACTCAGATAAAGAAA GAAGTTCCACAAGCAACCAAGTTTCGCACGACAGGTTTGGCTTATGCTATAAAggtgaaaatattgtttagagATGTAACTGCCACCGGGGAGGAATCTTGGGCACTATCCATAGGATTGGATCCTAATGATATTGGTGTCATAGATACTTCAGAGGTAATGCTTGATGAAAATGACAATATTGTAGAAGGtttagatgttttggatgatgaaCGAAATCTCAATACACATGGCATTGATGATAATCCTGCTGATTTAGATACACGggataaaagaaataagaagtttg aaagtaagaatacAGTGACATCTAAGAGTTACGATAAACCTGGATGTAATATTGAAAAGGTTATAGATGTTGTTCGGGGGATTGctgaaagagaaaattacaTTGACATCCTTAAGTTGGCAATAGAGGTATTTCTTAAGAGATCACATAGAGAGATGTTTGTGACTATTAAAGAGCCATGGTTACAGATTAACTTTATCAAGCGAATgggaaatagagaaattaacCGTCGTAGCATggaataa
- the LOC132190828 gene encoding uncharacterized protein LOC132190828: protein MDKNKNRTDLLAAGRKKLQQFRQKKDSKGSVTHGKSSKKFGKSEQHEADADADASSTTPIPTASSQVTERKIAPHDAPDLAVVDSSVPQSMGVGEPNTSLMHLREDQEADGLDLRQIDRSNGTKLEGDGHLPMSEHGESSETLSRMASVETCVEEASCEAEQTGKSGEVSASGGATLSDGFSASVLALHGADRNNEIDLEGDRPLPLSEHGEIAETLSRIASLETSMEEASHEMVQIGESGEVSASDGGTLSAGFSASVLPLNEADRSSEVELEGYKQLTLSEHDESAETLSRIPSVEISAKEASIEAEQMGESGEVCASDSVTLSAGFSASVLDLNKADRSSEIEAEGDRQLPFSEHGETAETLPKIVSVETSMEEASHESVEVPASGDATLSDGFSASVFTLNEEDGISAVNPAMTNRQREEIVPGSSYEENSDMLFQSGDYGQGREEKAQAVTDGRTAAEGYDLQYLPDGLFTRESKILERPFETEMASSAGAQTVSPVADASAISLSQLKEVISRLNEEEFRFLLKSRESVSNAELGTCSLIFAESGFMDLLQRLKEELFLTHFTKDFFHLQLAEQSEQQMELDHQCHQLVDEISLLNASLDEFREKNQFLAEEFAQCRSELQVVTSGRVELEDQFRIAKAEVEDLSSRACGLQSSLERSERDLLSLSTELADCKSLVADLQVENTNLDGTVVSVTEERKKLVEEKEFLFHENVKLSKELADSKNVAAALQFENSNLIGSLSSVTVERKKLEEEKEHHSLENEKLSIELADCKGLVAALQVENTNLNGNIALVTQPKSKLEEDKEYLNLENETLTSKLLALQEQLSAEHGERKKFEVDLKEMTMQLEQLTEENFHLHSSLVIFKATIREIASWQTQIPCQAGEAGNEISLEVRSRGHESGADYDSHQIRRKQDGEVYSPVLEKPVSDGLAVEPPLEQEVSDDSYSFFALKRHVEEAEKILHKLEKAVEGVHSHAASFSRSAGKGSTPGVSKLIQAFESKVHVDENEAEERALTENQSPADPFMVTKEQTGILRALLKQLVLEAEHATVLLKEERDQRNIADVIFRELRDEHEAVKEHSDNLEAANIELGVLYEALKQHVGYIEARNGELGVLYESLKQQDINLKAENSELGEKLRGYQLRISELQSQLYDLQQGSNEATSVISNQLENLQKEVAERVLLLEQDWNSTVAQILEIVGKLDDSIGEFFPSTISIGTHGGLDISSRVAASVNAATKVIEALQGELQAAQTNHEAICTSYKELNEKCDDLHGKNELANGILHKMQGRLMELVISSCGSGEESERNIPIEKVLDPLDDSKYMTLLGQMENSLDEKRQLESVNNKLTAELINRVEEFEELKRRCLDPNTVHKLIEDVGSVLKLEEADINLDRTPALHLELLVSLLVQKFKAADVEVGLSKEKFASKVMEMTELQDKIHQLEASTFEHENEILILKDSLRLLEEALIAARSELRDKISELEQTEQRVSSIREKLSIAVAKGKGLVVQRDGLKQSLAETSSELERCLQELQLKDSKIQEVETKLKTYSEAGERVEALESELSYIRNSATALRESFLLKDSVLQRIEEILEDLDLPEHFHSRDIIEKIDWLARAAAGNSVPLLEEIGWQGEKSSAGGGSYSDAAFVVSDAWKDDVQPSSSSGDDLRRKFEELQNRLYGLAEQNEMLEQSLMERNNLVQRLEELLDRIDMPLPFRSVEPEDRIEWLGKALSEAQHDRNSFQQKIDNFENYCGSLSADLEDSQHRVSDLEADLEAVTQEREHLSERLEILTNEHEKLSSKTAEFELEKKRLQNEVDGLKEKLIEKLGNEEQIASIEGKIRRLQDLVSDALQESGPKDLVSGSDIHCLEELLRKLIENYGILSSMNPVLGDVADRQHAENADATLAEARSIDTLDSREPNIAVLKKELEEAMCELVHEREEKDRYMDKQQSLVCEVEALSRKRDELQELLSQEEQKSASVREKFSVAVRKGKSLLQQRDGLKQTIEEKNTEVEHLKSEITHRENALAEYEQKFRDLSTFPGRVEVLESECLVLRNQLTEAEHYLQEKGHVLSMLLNTLNGIDVGDDVSSGDSVERLELLGKLFSDLRSAVACSDQELRKSKRAAELLLAELNEVQERNDVLQEELAKAANEVAELTKERDLAEAAKLEAISRLEKLSTVRSEERKNQLS from the exons ATGGACAAGAACAAGAACCGTACCGATCTGCTCGCCGCAGGCCGCAAAAAG CTTCAACAATTTCGTCAGAAAAAGGACAGTAAGGGCAGTGTCACCCATGGAAAATcctcaaaaaaatttggtaaatCTGAGCAGCATGAAGCTGATGCTGATGCTGATGCATCTTCCACTACTCCTATACCAACAGCATCATCTCAGGTTACTGAAAGGAAAATTGCACCTCATGATGCTCCAGATCTGGCAGTTGTTGATTCATCAGTACCACAATCAATGGGGGTTGGTGAGCCTAATACGTCCTTGATGCATTTGAGGGAAGATCAG GAAGCTGATGGTTTGGATTTGAGGCAAATTGATCGAAGCAATGGAACAAAGCTTGAAGGAGACGGGCACCTTCCTATGTCTGAGCATGGTGAAAGTTCTGAAACTCTTTCAAGGATGGCTTCAGTAGAGACTTGTGTGGAGGAGGCATCCTGTGAAGCGGAGCAAACTGGTAAGTCAGGAGAAGTGTCTGCATCTGGCGGTGCAACCTTGTCAGATGGATTTTCAGCTTCTGTTTTGGCTTTACACGGGGCAGATCGAAACAATGAAATAGATCTTGAAGGTGACAGGCCGCTTCCTTTGTCTGAGCATGGTGAAATTGCTGAAACTCTTTCAAGAATAGCTTCACTAGAGACTAGTATGGAGGAGGCATCCCATGAAATGGTGCAAATTGGTGAGTCAGGAGAGGTATCTGCATCTGATGGTGGGACCTTGTCAGCTGGATTTTCAGCTTCTGTTTTGCCTTTGAACGAGGCAGATCGAAGCAGTGAGGTAGAGCTTGAAGGATATAAGCAGCTTACTTTGTCTGAGCATGATGAAAGTGCTGAAACTCTTTCAAGGATACCTTCTGTAGAGATTAGTGCGAAGGAGGCATCTATTGAAGCAGAGCAAATGGGCGAGTCAGGAGAAGTATGTGCATCTGACAGTGTGACCTTGTCAGCTGGATTTTCAGCCTCTGTTTTGGATTTGAACAAGGCAGATCGAAGTAGTGAAATAGAGGCTGAAGGAGACAGGCAGCTTCCTTTTTCTGAGCATGGTGAAACTGCTGAAACTCTTCCAAAGATTGTTTCAGTAGAGACTAGTATGGAGGAGGCATCTCATGAATCAGTAGAAGTACCTGCATCTGGTGATGCGACCCTGTCAGATGGATTTTCAGCTTCTGTTTTTACTTTGAACGAGGAAGATGGGATTTCAGCTGTTAATCCTGCCATGACGAATCGGCAAAGAGAAGAAATAGTGCCAGGTTCATCTTATGAAGAAAACTCTGACATGCTTTTTCAGTCTGGTGACTATGGACAAGGCAGGGAAGAAAAGGCTCAGGCTGTTACTGATGGGAGGACAGCTGCAGAAGGATATGATCTACAATATTTGCCAGATGGATTGTTTACACGTGAGAGTAAAATCCTTGAAAGACCTTTTGAAACTGAAATGGCAAGTTCGGCTGGAGCACAAACTGTGTCTCCTGTTGCAGATGCGAGCGCAATCAGTCTCTCTCAGCTCAAGGAAGTGATAAGCAGACTTAATGAGGAAGAATTTAGGTTTTTGCTCAAGTCAAGAGAATCAGTTTCTAATGCAGAGTTGGGGACCTGTAGTTTGATTTTTGCAGAAAGTGGATTTATGGATTTACTGCAGAGACTCAAAGAAGAATTATTTCTCACACATTTTACAAAAGATTTCTTTCACTTGCAACTTGCTGAACAGTCTGAGCAACAAATGGAGTTAGATCATCAGTGTCATCAGTTGGTTGATGAAATATCTCTGCTGAATGCTTCACTTGATGAATTTCGTGAGAAGAATCAATTCCTTGCTGAAGAGTTTGCACAGTGCAGATCTGAACTTCAGGTTGTTACTAGTGGTAGGGTGGAGCTCGAAGACCAATTTCGTATAGCAAAGGCAGAGGTTGAGGACTTATCTTCTAGAGCATGTGGTTTGCAGAGTAGTTTGGAAAGGTCAGAAAGGGATTTGTTGAGCCTGTCAACAGAGTTGGCTGACTGCAAGAGCTTGGTGGCAGATTTACAGGTGGAAAATACGAATTTGGATGGGACCGTTGTGTCTGTgactgaagaaagaaagaaacttgtGGAGGAAAAAGAGTTTTTATTCCATGAGAATGTGAAGCTCTCAAAAGAGTTAGCTGACAGCAAGAATGTGGCAGCAGCTCTACAGTTTGAAAATTCCAACTTAATTGGAAGTCTGTCTTCAGTGACAGTGGAGAGAAAGAAGCTTGAAGAGGAAAAGGAGCATCATTCCCTTGAGAATGAGAAACTATCAATAGAATTGGCTGACTGTAAGGGTTTGGTGGCAGCTTTACAGGTAGAAAATACCAACTTAAATGGGAATATTGCTTTGGTAACTCAGCCAAAAAGCAAACTTGAAGAGGATAAGGAATATCTAAATCTTGAAAATGAGACACTTACATCCAAGCTTCTTGCTCTTCAAGAGCAGTTATCTGCAGAACATGGGGAACGAAAGAAGTTTGAAGTTGACCTGAAGGAAATGACAATGCAGCTTGAACAACTCACTGAGGAAAATTTTCATCTTCATAGCAGTCTGGTCATATTCAAAGCTACAATAAGAGAGATAGCTAGCTGGCAAACCCAAATACCCTGTCAAGCTGGGGAAGCTGGTAATGAAATAAGTCTGGAAGTACGAAGTAGAGGCCATGAAAGTGGAGCAGATTATGATTCTCACCAGATTCGTAGGAAGCAAGATGGTGAAGTTTATTCTCCTGTGTTGGAGAAGCCCGTATCTGACGGCCTTGCAGTAGAACCACCACTCGAACAGGAAGTCTCTGATGATTCTTATAGCTTTTTTGCCTTAAAGAGACATGTGGAGGAGGCAGAGAAAATATTGCACAAACTTGAAAAGGCAGTTGAGGGGGTGCATTCTCATGCAGCCTCCTTTAGCAGGTCAGCTGGTAAAGGTTCCACACCTGGGGTATCGAAACTGATTCAAGCCTTTGAGTCAAAGGTGCATGTTGATGAAAATGAGGCAGAGGAGAGGGCTTTGACTGAAAATCAATCTCCAGCAGATCCATTCATGGTAACAAAAGAGCAAACTGGAATTTTGAGAGCATTGCTTAAGCAGTTAGTACTGGAAGCTGAGCATGCCACTGTACTGCTTAAGGAAGAGCGAGATCAGAGGAATATTGCTGATGTCATATTCAGGGAGCTTAGGGATGAACATGAAGCTGTAAAGGAACACAGCGACAATTTGGAAGCAGCCAATATTGAGCTTGGGGTTTTGTATGAAGCTTTAAAGCAACATGTTGGCTACATTGAAGCAAGGAATGGTGAGCTTGGGGTTCTCTATGAATCCTTAAAGCAACAAGACATTAATCTCAAAGCAGAAAACAGTGAGCTTGGTGAAAAGTTACGAGGGTACCAATTGAGAATCAGTGAATTGCAGAGTCAATTGTATGATTTACAGCAGGGTTCAAATGAGGCGACTTCTGTCATCAGCAATCAGTTAGAAAATTTACAGAAAGAAGTGGCTGAGAGGGTATTGTTACTTGAGCAAGATTGGAATTCTACTGTTGCTCAGATTCTTGAAATTGTTGGGAAGCTTGATGACTCAATTGGGGAATTTTTCCCCTCTACCATCTCAATTGGCACTCATGGTGGCTTGGATATAAGCAGCCGCGTTGCTGCTTCTGTTAATGCTGCCACCAAAGTGATTGAGGCTCTGCAGGGGGAACTCCAAGCTGCTCAGACAAACCATGAAGCAATCTGTACTTCGTACAAAGAATTGAATGAGAAATGTGATGATTTGCATGGAAAGAATGAATTGGCAAATGGTATATTGCATAAGATGCAAGGTAGACTGATGGAACTTGTCATCAGTTCATGTGGATCTGGGGAGGAAAGTGAGAGAAACATACCAATTGAGAAGGTGCTTGATCCTTTAGATGATAGTAAATACATGACCCTATTGGGACAAATGGAGAATTCTTTAGATGAGAAGCGGCAACTTGAGTCTGTTAACAATAAACTCACTGCTGAGTTGATTAATAGAGTAGAAGAATTTGAGGAACTGAAGAGAAGATGCCTTGATCCTAATACTGTTCATAAGTTAATTGAAGATGTTGGAAGTGTGCTAAAACTGGAAGAAGCTGATATTAACTTGGATAGAACACCTGCTTTGCATTTGGAGTTGTTGGTGTCTCTTCTTGTTCAGAAATTTAAAGCGGCCGATGTGGAGGTTGGCTTGTCCAAAGAAAAGTTTGCATCTAAGGTGATGGAAATGACTGAATTGCAGGATAAGATCCATCAGTTAGAAGCCTCGACCTTTGAGCATGAAAACGAAATCCTTATTCTTAAGGACAGTTTGCGCCTGTTGGAGGAAGCCCTAATTGCTGCACGTTCTGAGTTACGAGACAAAATAAGTGAACTTGAACAGACGGAGCAGCGGGTATCTTCTATTAGAGAGAAACTTAGCATAGCTGTTGCCAAGGGGAAAGGCTTGGTTGTGCAGCGAGATGGTCTCAAGCAGTCCCTGGCTGAGACTTCTAGCGAACTGGAGAGATGCTTGCAAGAGCTACAGTTGAAAGACTCTAAAATCCAAGAAGTTGAAACCAAACTTAAGACCTACTCAGAAGCAGGTGAGCGCGTGGAAGCTCTGGAATCTGAGCTTTCATACATTCGCAACTCAGCAACTGCATTAAGAGAATCATTCCTTCTTAAAGATTCTGTCCTTCAGAGAATAGAAGAGATTTTAGAGGACCTAGATTTGCCAGAGCATTTTCATTCAAGAGATATAATTGAAAAGATTGATTGGTTGGCAAGGGCAGCTGCTGGAAACTCTGTGCCGCTGCTAGAAGAGATTGGTTGGCAAGGTGAGAAGAGTTCTGCAGGAGGCGGTTCATATTCTGATGCTGCTTTTGTTGTTTCAGATGCTTGGAAAGACGATGTACAGCCAAGCTCAAGTTCAGGGGAtgatttgagaagaaagtttgAGGAGCTTCAAAATAGGTTATATGGGTTGGCTGAACAAAATGAAATGCTCGAACAATCATTAATGGAGAGGAACAACTTAGTGCAGAGGTTGGAAGAACTTCTGGACAGGATTGATATGCCTTTGCCTTTCCGGTCTGTGGAACCAGAGGATAGGATTGAGTGGTTAGGAAAAGCACTTTCGGAAGCTCAACATGATAGAAATTCGTTCCAGCAGAAgattgataattttgaaaactatTGTGGATCGTTAAGTGCTGATTTGGAAGACTCACAACATAGAGTATCTGACCTTGAGGCAGACCTCGAAGCAGTTACCCAAGAGAGAGAGCACCTGTCTGAAAGATTGGAGATTCTGACTAATGAACATGAAAAACTTTCATCTAAGACAGCTGAGTTTGAACTTGAGAAGAAAAGGCTTCAGAATGAAGTTGATGGTTTGAAGGAGAAGTTGATTGAGAAGCTTGGTAATGAGGAGCAAATTGCCAGCATAGAAGGCAAAATAAGAAGATTGCAGGATTTGGTTAGTGATGCTTTGCAAGAATCTGGACCAAAAGATCTGGTTTCTGGTAGTGATATCCATTGCCTGGAGGAATTATTGAGGAAGCTTATAGAGAATTATGGAATTCTTTCTTCAATGAATCCTGTGCTTGGGGATGTGGCTGACAGACAGCATGCTGAAAATGCCGATGCTACACTTGCTGAAGCAAGAAGCATAGATACACTTGATTCCAGGGAACCAAATATAGCTGTTCTGAAGAAAGAACTAGAGGAGGCCATGTGTGAGTTGGTGCATGAGAGGGAGGAGAAGGATAGATATATGGACAAGCAGCAATCTTTGGTTTGTGAAGTTGAAGCTCTCAGTAGAAAAAGAGATGAGTTGCAAGAGTTACTCAGTCAGGAAGAGCAGAAGTCAGCTTCTGTGAGAGAGAAGTTTAGTGTTGCAGTTAGGAAAGGAAAGTCACTGTTGCAACAGCGGGACGGTCTGAAGCAAACCATCGAAGAAAAGAATACTGAAGTGGAACATTTGAAATCTGAGATTACCCACCGGGAAAATGCTCTTGCAGAGTATGAACAGAAGTTCAGGGATTTATCCACTTTTCCAGGAAGGGTGGAAGTCCTAGAATCTGAATGTTTAGTATTGAGGAATCAATTAACAGAAGCGGAGCACTATTTGCAGGAGAAAGGACATGTTTTGAGCATGCTTTTAAATACTTTAAATGGCATTGATGTTGGCGATGATGTCAGCAGTGGTGACTCAGTTGAGAGGTTGGAACTACTTGGGAAACTATTCAGTGATTTGCGGTCAGCTGTGGCTTGTTCAGACCAGGAGTTGAGGAAATCTAAAAGAGCAGCAGAGCTGCTCCTTGCAGAGCTGAATGAGGTTCAAGAGAGAAATGATGTTCTCCAAGAAGAGCTAGCAAAAGCTGCCAATGAAGTTGCAGAGCTTACCAAGGAAAGAGATTTGGCAGAGGCTGCCAAGCTTGAAGCTATTTCACGGCTTGAAAAGTTATCTACTGTTCGTTctgaggaaagaaagaaccaattATCT